One Ahaetulla prasina isolate Xishuangbanna chromosome 1, ASM2864084v1, whole genome shotgun sequence DNA window includes the following coding sequences:
- the SAMD15 gene encoding sterile alpha motif domain-containing protein 15: MDRRFGFSSVQECFTTNFISGRKLIHVNCSNLPQIGITDFDHMKEISKHVRELLKIEEPRFERSISLPPRDNIGLFLEQKSRTGKRSDALSYSQFVEEARLQEYEPKPPTPSYEELQPSTPPYEELQQASSELQQASSFFSR; this comes from the exons atggatcgGCGCTTTGGGTTTTCCTCAGTACAA gaGTGTTTTACTACAAATTTTATCTCAGGACGGAAACTCATACATGTAAACTGTTCAAATCTGCCACAGATTGGGATTACTGACTTTGACCATATGAAG gaaattTCAAAGCATGTACGAGAATTGCTGAAAATTGAGGAGCCCCGTTTTGAAAGAAGTATCTCTCTCCCACCTCGAGATAACATTGGGTTGTTCTTAGAACAGAAGTCTCGAACTGGAAAGCGCAGTGATGCTCTTAGTTATTCCCAGTTTGTTGAAGAAGCAAGGTTACAAGAATATGAACCAAAGCCTCCAACTCCATCATATGAAGAACTACAGCCTTCAACTCCACCATATGAAGAACTACAACAAGCCAGTTCAGAACTACAACAAGCCAGTTCATTTTTCTCAAGATAA
- the NOXRED1 gene encoding NADP-dependent oxidoreductase domain-containing protein 1, translating into MANIMANLKTFQPEYGIGTNEPLFHLRSCAKGLMVNACAHALFFCKLFNATKQKEENCGDVPAGSQASNDNQRLKIGIIGGGHLGKQLARTLLHLGAISGNNIQISTRRPETLLEFHKLGVECVYNNKQLVGWADVAFLCCLPCHLPHICSEIQDSLKNSCIIYSLVTAIPLARLKQLISSCSILRPQYKCSENSSFCMWEANRTVLEALKDTTVIQATCPCNSKSEIAVNMKWLAAVFYAALNSYTQQHFSYTRALGLLNQVCFCEGNATASSPFLVCEHFINQAFASSLAAADSFPWFDLTTVQLKDSPLSQLLETNTSLQEIIASCYFNMITALATKSENLTTSMTKKIPLSAVLLKPTKSLIFQIDEISAKKLEESSSTDSEDL; encoded by the exons ATGGCCAATATTATGGCAAACCTAAAGACTTTCCAGCCAGAATATGGGATTGGGACGAATGAGCCACTGTTTCATCTGAGGTCTTGTGCCAAAGGATTGATGGTGAATGCTTGTGCTCATGCGCTTTTCTTCTGCAAATTATTCAATGCCACCAA ACAGAAAGAAGAGAATTGTGGGGATGTACCCGCTGGTTCCCAGGCTTCTAACGATAATCAAAGACTGAAGATTGGGATTATTGGTGGAGGCCATCTTGGGAAACAACTAGCCAGAACATTGTTACATTTGGGTGCCATTTCAGGAAATAACATCCAGATCTCCACAAGACGGCCAGAAACTCTAT taGAATTCCACAAGCTGGGAGTTGAGTGTGTCTATAACAACAAGCAGCTGGTAGGCTGGGCagatgttgcttttctctgctgtCTTCCATGTCATCTTCCACACATATGTTCTGAAATTCAAGATTCTCTCAAAAACTCTTGTATTATATACAGCCTGGTCACAGCAATCCCTTTGGCCAG ACTGAAGCAACTGATTTCCTCCTGTTCAATCTTGAGGCCGCAGTACAAGTGCTCTGAGAACAGCTCTTTTTGCATGTGGGAGGCTAACAGGACAGTTCTGGAAGCCCTCAAAGATACAACAGTTATCCAGGCAACATGTCCTTGCAACTCCAAGA GCGAAATAGCTGTCAACATGAAGTGGCTGGCAGCTGTATTTTATGCAGCTTTAAATAGCTATACCCAACAACATTTTTCCTATACAAGGGCTCTGGGATTGCTCAATCAAGTATGTTTTTGTGAAGGCAATGCCACcgcctcatctccatttctagttTGTGAACATTTTATCAACCAAGCCTTTGCTTCCTCCTTGGCGGCTGCTGA TTCCTTTCCCTGGTTTGATTTAACAACTGTACAGCTAAAAGACTCGCCTCTTAGCCAGCTTCTTGAAACAAATACATCTCTTCAGGAAATCATTGCTTCATGTTACTTTAACATGATAACAGCATTGGCCACAAAAAGTGAAAATTTGACTACATCTATGACTAAAAAGATACCTCTCTCAGCAGTGCTGCTGAAACCTACTAAATCACTGATTTTTCAAATTGATGAAATCTCCGCAAAGAAATTGGAAGAGTCATCTAGTACTGATTCTGAAGATTTATAA